In one window of Bacteroidota bacterium DNA:
- a CDS encoding DUF4974 domain-containing protein → YYEFHEESIQNIADKLMQHYGKKIVVSPKISNVTFSGKLDIREDLKDVLENLASIIPAKVVTTKDGEYRLK, encoded by the coding sequence GATACTATGAATTTCATGAGGAATCTATCCAAAACATTGCAGATAAATTAATGCAGCATTATGGGAAGAAAATCGTTGTCAGCCCGAAAATATCGAATGTTACTTTTAGCGGGAAGCTGGATATTCGGGAAGATTTGAAGGATGTATTAGAGAATTTAGCTTCGATAATCCCGGCGAAAGTTGTTACAACGAAGGATGGAGAATATCGTTTAAAATGA